A window from Flavobacterium sp. 83 encodes these proteins:
- the purL gene encoding phosphoribosylformylglycinamidine synthase encodes MIHFFENQSKTVFAVQTQNEISAQDISKLNWLFANSYKIEKSVLTDFFVGPRATMITPWSTNAVEITQNMGISGIIRIEEFHKATADFSDFDPMLSQKYAELNQDIFTINVLPEAILDIDDIAAYNKQEGLSLSPEEVAYLDNLATKLGRKLTDSEIFAFSQANSEHCRHKIFNGTFVIDGVEKETSLFKLIKKTSQENPNDIVSAYKDNVAFVKGPRVQQFAPKSADKPDFYEVKEFDSVISLKAETHNFPTTVEPFNGAATGAGGEIRDRLAGGQGSLPMAGTAVYMTSYSRLEENRPWEDAVAERKWLYQTPMDILIKASNGASDFGNKFGQPLITGSVLTFEHEENNRKIGYDKVIMQAGGIGYGKLDQAIKHKPQEGDKIVILGGENYRIGMGGAAVSSADTGAMSSGIELNAVQRSNPEMQKRAANAIRGLVESDHNPIVSIHDHGAGGHLNCLSELVEETGGLIDLDKLPVGDPTLSAKEIIGNESQERMGLVIGKKDIDLLQKIADRERSPMYQVGDVTADHRFTFESKTTGLKPMDYALEDFFGSSPKTVMTDKTVDYNYPALEYSVKNISTYLEQVLQLEAVACKDWLTNKVDRCVGGKVAKQQCAGPLQLPLNNCGVMALDYQGIEGVATSIGHSPIASLIDPVAGTRTAIAESLSNIVWAPIKDGMKGISLSANWMWACKNEGEDARLYAAVEACSEFAIELGINIPTGKDSLSMKQKYPNDEVIAPGTVIISAGGNCIDIRKVVEPVLQKDGGSIYYINLSQDEFKLGGSSLAQTLNSIGNEAPTIKDAAFFKNAFNTLQELILDNQILAGHDIGSGGLITTLLEMCFADVNLGAKIDFSVFEEKDIIKYLFSENIAVVFQAKDDNTVENVLNTKGVSFDKLGTATNEATLDFGPCKLDIAKYRDIWFKTSFLLDQKQSKNGTAQARFDNYKKQALNYTFPAHFTGKAPVIDNSKPKPKAAIIREKGSNSEREMANAMYLAGFDVKDVHMTDLISGRETLEDIQFIGAVGGFSNSDVLGSAKGWAGAFLYNEKAKIALDNFFKREDTLSVGICNGCQLLMELEKINPEHEVHGKLLHNESHKHESIFTSVTVQENNSVMLSSLAGSTLGVWVSHGEGKFNLPLAEENYNIVGKYGYDSYPANPNGSDYNTAMLCDKTGRHLVMMPHIERSTFQWNWAYYPKDRDDEVSPWHEAFVNARKWMDKK; translated from the coding sequence ATGATCCATTTCTTTGAAAACCAAAGCAAAACTGTTTTTGCAGTGCAAACGCAAAACGAAATTTCGGCTCAAGACATTTCAAAACTCAACTGGCTTTTTGCCAACTCATATAAAATAGAAAAATCCGTACTGACGGATTTTTTTGTTGGTCCTCGCGCCACTATGATAACGCCGTGGAGTACCAATGCAGTGGAAATTACTCAAAACATGGGAATTTCCGGAATCATCCGAATTGAAGAATTTCACAAAGCAACAGCTGATTTTTCTGATTTTGACCCGATGCTTTCGCAAAAATACGCCGAGTTAAATCAAGATATCTTCACTATCAATGTACTCCCGGAAGCAATTTTGGACATTGATGATATTGCAGCCTACAACAAACAAGAAGGATTGTCTTTAAGTCCGGAAGAAGTAGCATATTTAGATAATTTGGCTACCAAATTAGGGAGAAAGCTAACAGATTCTGAGATTTTTGCTTTCTCTCAAGCCAATTCAGAGCATTGTCGCCACAAGATTTTCAACGGAACTTTTGTAATTGATGGTGTTGAAAAAGAAACGTCTCTTTTCAAATTAATCAAAAAAACATCCCAGGAAAACCCTAACGATATTGTTTCGGCTTACAAAGACAACGTAGCTTTTGTAAAAGGACCAAGAGTACAACAATTCGCTCCAAAAAGTGCTGACAAACCTGATTTTTATGAAGTAAAAGAATTTGATTCGGTTATTTCATTAAAAGCAGAAACTCATAATTTTCCAACAACTGTTGAGCCTTTCAATGGAGCAGCAACAGGAGCTGGTGGAGAAATTAGAGATCGTTTGGCTGGTGGCCAAGGTTCTTTGCCAATGGCAGGAACTGCGGTTTATATGACTTCTTATTCTCGTTTGGAAGAAAATCGTCCTTGGGAAGATGCTGTAGCTGAAAGAAAATGGTTGTATCAAACCCCGATGGATATTTTGATAAAAGCCTCCAATGGAGCATCGGATTTTGGAAATAAATTTGGGCAACCGTTGATTACAGGATCAGTTTTAACTTTCGAACACGAAGAAAACAACCGCAAAATTGGTTATGACAAAGTAATTATGCAAGCGGGTGGAATTGGTTACGGAAAACTGGATCAAGCCATCAAACACAAACCACAAGAAGGCGACAAAATCGTTATCCTTGGAGGAGAAAATTATAGAATTGGAATGGGTGGAGCCGCGGTTTCTTCTGCCGATACTGGAGCAATGAGTTCTGGAATCGAGTTGAATGCGGTACAACGTTCGAACCCAGAAATGCAAAAACGTGCTGCGAATGCCATTCGTGGTTTGGTAGAAAGCGACCATAATCCAATTGTTTCCATTCACGATCACGGAGCTGGTGGACACTTAAACTGTCTATCAGAATTGGTGGAAGAAACAGGAGGATTGATTGATTTGGATAAATTGCCAGTGGGTGACCCTACCCTTTCGGCTAAAGAAATTATTGGTAACGAATCCCAAGAAAGAATGGGATTGGTTATTGGCAAAAAGGACATTGATTTACTTCAAAAAATTGCAGATCGTGAGCGTTCTCCAATGTACCAAGTGGGTGATGTTACAGCGGATCACCGTTTCACTTTTGAATCTAAAACTACAGGTCTAAAACCTATGGATTATGCTTTGGAAGATTTCTTCGGAAGCTCACCAAAAACCGTAATGACAGATAAAACTGTAGATTATAACTATCCTGCATTAGAATATAGCGTAAAAAACATTTCTACCTATTTAGAGCAAGTATTACAATTAGAAGCTGTTGCTTGTAAAGACTGGTTGACCAACAAAGTTGACCGTTGTGTAGGTGGAAAAGTTGCCAAACAACAATGTGCTGGACCTTTACAATTACCATTGAACAATTGTGGTGTAATGGCTTTGGATTATCAAGGAATCGAAGGTGTTGCAACATCGATTGGGCACTCTCCTATTGCTTCCTTAATTGATCCTGTGGCAGGAACAAGAACAGCTATTGCTGAATCTTTATCGAATATTGTTTGGGCACCAATAAAAGACGGAATGAAAGGGATTTCTCTTTCTGCTAACTGGATGTGGGCTTGTAAAAACGAAGGCGAAGACGCGCGTTTGTATGCTGCTGTTGAAGCTTGTTCTGAGTTTGCCATTGAATTGGGAATCAATATTCCAACTGGAAAAGATTCACTTTCGATGAAACAAAAATATCCAAACGACGAAGTGATTGCGCCGGGAACAGTAATTATTTCGGCAGGTGGAAATTGTATTGATATTAGAAAAGTAGTAGAACCTGTGTTGCAAAAAGACGGCGGTTCGATTTATTATATCAATTTGTCACAAGATGAATTTAAATTAGGTGGTTCTTCATTGGCACAAACTTTAAACAGTATTGGTAATGAAGCACCAACTATTAAAGATGCTGCTTTCTTCAAAAATGCATTTAATACATTACAAGAATTGATTTTAGACAATCAAATCTTGGCGGGTCACGATATTGGAAGTGGTGGTTTGATTACTACTTTATTAGAAATGTGTTTTGCTGATGTGAATTTAGGAGCTAAAATAGATTTCTCTGTTTTCGAAGAAAAAGATATTATCAAATATTTATTCTCTGAAAACATCGCTGTGGTTTTCCAAGCGAAAGACGATAACACAGTTGAAAATGTATTGAATACCAAAGGCGTTTCGTTCGACAAATTAGGAACAGCTACAAATGAAGCGACTTTAGATTTTGGTCCTTGTAAATTAGATATTGCTAAATACAGAGATATTTGGTTCAAGACTTCCTTCTTATTAGACCAAAAACAATCGAAGAACGGAACGGCTCAAGCACGTTTTGATAATTACAAAAAACAAGCTTTAAACTACACTTTCCCTGCCCATTTTACAGGAAAAGCACCAGTTATTGACAATTCTAAACCAAAACCTAAAGCAGCTATTATCCGTGAAAAAGGAAGTAACTCAGAACGTGAAATGGCAAATGCGATGTACTTAGCTGGTTTTGATGTAAAAGACGTTCACATGACTGATTTGATTTCAGGTCGTGAAACTTTGGAAGACATTCAGTTTATTGGAGCTGTTGGTGGATTCTCTAATTCAGATGTTTTAGGTTCTGCTAAAGGTTGGGCCGGAGCATTTTTATACAATGAAAAAGCAAAAATAGCTTTAGACAATTTCTTTAAGAGAGAAGATACATTGTCAGTTGGAATCTGTAATGGTTGCCAATTGCTAATGGAACTAGAAAAAATAAATCCAGAGCATGAAGTTCATGGAAAATTGCTTCATAACGAAAGTCATAAACACGAAAGTATTTTTACATCAGTAACGGTACAGGAAAACAATTCAGTGATGCTTTCTTCATTAGCAGGAAGTACACTTGGAGTTTGGGTTTCCCATGGTGAAGGAAAATTCAATTTACCATTAGCCGAAGAAAACTATAATATTGTTGGAAAATACGGCTATGATAGTTATCCTGCAAATCCAAATGGTTCTGATTACAACACAGCGATGCTTTGCGACAAAACGGGTCGTCACTTGGTCATGATGCCACACATTGAGCGTTCTACGTTCCAATGGAATTGGGCGTATTACCCAAAAGACAGAGACGATGAAGTTTCGCCTTGGCATGAAGCTTTTGTAAATGCCAGAAAATGGATGGATAAAAAATAA
- a CDS encoding PaaI family thioesterase, producing the protein MTFDKEKILQYCNKISENTLMQTLNIKYTDAGEDYLVATMPVNPSVHQPMGLLHGGASVALAESVGSAASFLFVNTEHSEVRGIEISANHVKAKRDGMVTATARIVHKGKSIHLWEIRITDEKDSLISLCKLTNMVLPKRKSEDQ; encoded by the coding sequence ATGACATTCGACAAAGAAAAAATCCTTCAATATTGTAATAAAATTTCAGAAAACACATTGATGCAAACTCTGAATATTAAATATACTGATGCTGGTGAAGATTATTTAGTAGCCACTATGCCTGTTAATCCATCAGTACATCAACCTATGGGATTATTACACGGAGGTGCTTCGGTAGCTTTGGCTGAAAGTGTGGGAAGTGCCGCTTCTTTTTTGTTTGTTAATACAGAACATAGTGAAGTGCGCGGAATAGAAATTTCTGCCAATCATGTGAAAGCAAAACGTGACGGAATGGTAACGGCAACAGCAAGAATAGTGCACAAAGGGAAGAGTATTCATCTATGGGAAATACGAATTACAGATGAAAAAGACAGTTTGATTTCACTTTGTAAATTGACGAATATGGTTTTGCCAAAAAGAAAAAGTGAAGACCAATAA
- a CDS encoding chorismate-binding protein: MDTILDKAKNQFLQNLPFVLYCKPNSDTVIGLFQQNDKLYNANDFTEKGFVFASFDGNQTYLIPDNQSEIVTVVLEKNEVIVSEKQFSGFDEEAKKKFEALVFKGIQAIENNEFKKVVLSRKETVDLFEFDLGATFENLVQLYPSTFVYCFYHPKIGIWLGATPEQLLKANDNVFKTIALAGTQKDNGLVEIIWENKEKEEQQIVTDYIVTKLENVASEVLVSKPYSIKAGSIWHIRTDISGVLNSDFSLNQVIDLLHPTPAVCGLPKEKSKAFILENENYGRSFYTGFLGELNSSFANDTVSSDLFVNLRCMQIEVATEVTEAKAHLYMGCGITKDSIPEKEWGESINKSMTMKKVLLIKDKNKKITK; encoded by the coding sequence ATGGACACGATTTTAGATAAAGCCAAAAATCAATTTTTACAAAACTTACCTTTTGTATTGTATTGTAAGCCTAATTCGGATACAGTTATAGGGCTTTTTCAGCAAAATGATAAATTGTATAATGCAAATGATTTTACAGAGAAAGGCTTTGTTTTTGCTTCTTTTGATGGTAATCAAACCTATTTAATTCCTGATAATCAGTCAGAGATTGTAACAGTTGTTTTGGAAAAAAATGAAGTGATTGTTTCTGAAAAGCAATTTAGTGGTTTTGATGAAGAAGCAAAAAAAAAATTTGAAGCATTAGTTTTCAAAGGAATTCAAGCCATTGAAAATAACGAATTCAAGAAAGTAGTTTTGTCTCGAAAGGAAACGGTTGATTTGTTTGAATTCGATTTAGGAGCAACTTTTGAGAATTTGGTGCAATTGTATCCTTCCACTTTTGTTTATTGCTTTTATCATCCAAAAATTGGAATTTGGCTTGGAGCAACTCCAGAGCAATTATTGAAAGCCAATGACAATGTATTTAAAACGATCGCTTTGGCGGGAACACAGAAAGACAATGGTTTAGTAGAGATTATTTGGGAAAATAAAGAAAAAGAAGAACAACAAATTGTTACAGATTATATAGTGACTAAACTTGAAAACGTAGCTTCGGAAGTTTTGGTTTCTAAACCGTATAGCATCAAAGCAGGAAGTATTTGGCATATTAGAACGGATATTTCGGGTGTTTTGAATTCCGATTTCAGTTTGAATCAAGTGATTGATTTGTTGCATCCAACACCAGCAGTTTGTGGTTTACCCAAAGAAAAATCGAAAGCTTTTATTTTGGAAAATGAAAATTACGGCAGGAGTTTTTACACTGGTTTTTTAGGAGAATTAAACAGCAGTTTTGCAAATGATACTGTAAGTTCTGATTTGTTTGTAAATTTACGCTGTATGCAAATTGAGGTTGCTACTGAAGTTACCGAAGCCAAAGCGCATTTATATATGGGTTGCGGCATCACTAAAGACAGTATTCCAGAAAAGGAGTGGGGTGAAAGCATCAATAAATCAATGACGATGAAAAAGGTATTGTTGATTAAAGATAAAAATAAAAAAATAACAAAATAG
- the bshB1 gene encoding bacillithiol biosynthesis deacetylase BshB1, producing the protein MKLDILAFGAHPDDVELGCAGTILKEISLGKTVGIIDLTRGELGTRGSAEIRDQEASAAARILGVSVRENLEMRDGFFVNDEKHQLEIIKMIRKYQPEIVLCNAVDDRHIDHAKGSKLVSDACFLSGLRKIETSVDGKNQAAWRPKLVYHYIQWKNIEPDFVVDITGFTDKKIDSILAYRSQFYDPNSNEPESPITSKNFLESLNYRSRDLGRLVGVEVGEGFTVERHLAVNSLGDLM; encoded by the coding sequence ATGAAATTAGACATACTAGCTTTTGGTGCGCATCCAGATGATGTGGAATTAGGTTGTGCGGGAACTATTTTAAAAGAAATCTCATTAGGGAAAACAGTTGGAATTATTGATTTGACCCGTGGTGAATTAGGTACGAGAGGTTCGGCTGAAATTAGAGATCAAGAAGCGAGTGCTGCCGCAAGAATTCTAGGAGTTTCTGTACGTGAGAATCTGGAAATGCGCGATGGTTTTTTTGTAAATGATGAAAAACACCAATTGGAAATCATAAAAATGATACGCAAGTATCAACCAGAAATTGTATTGTGTAATGCCGTTGATGATCGACATATTGATCATGCTAAAGGAAGTAAATTAGTTTCGGACGCTTGTTTTTTATCAGGATTGAGAAAGATAGAAACCTCAGTTGATGGCAAAAATCAAGCTGCCTGGAGACCTAAACTAGTATATCATTATATACAGTGGAAAAATATAGAACCTGATTTTGTTGTTGATATTACCGGTTTTACTGATAAGAAAATTGACTCTATTTTGGCTTATCGTTCGCAATTTTATGACCCCAACTCGAATGAACCAGAATCTCCAATCACGAGTAAAAACTTTTTAGAAAGTCTGAATTATCGTTCTAGGGATTTAGGAAGGTTAGTGGGGGTTGAAGTTGGAGAAGGTTTTACAGTTGAAAGACATTTGGCAGTCAATAGTTTAGGAGATTTGATGTAA
- a CDS encoding PAS domain-containing sensor histidine kinase, whose amino-acid sequence MEDEQINSKILKKKYIPTAEFYSQIIDSLQDYSIFTLDNEFIINSWSSGAAKIFGWDTDEILGKHFDIIFTEEDIKNGIPKNEIEAALKEGRATDNRWHICKDKNVFYAYGLVFPLTGIDGELLGYVKILRDLTERKKSEDAIKNYVKELEDLNTHKESVLAILSHDLRTPLSSIIATTGYLKANFERMDPSTVREMLELLHKASIDELNMLDYLVEWARIKYAAEVFSPRKIELIQYVKKVFETLNDTASLNTINLHCEVDENTAVFADGKMLLSVIQNIVSNAIKHSLPGGKITVSAKTADDKIIVQVKDSGIGMSKEIQEKLFMPQMNILSKARIENKGAGIGLLLVKGFLEKNGGEIWVESVEGLGSSFYFTLPIDKPIKIDSSDQIVFDENA is encoded by the coding sequence ATGGAAGACGAACAAATTAATTCAAAAATTCTTAAAAAAAAATACATCCCAACTGCTGAATTTTATAGCCAGATTATAGATAGTTTACAAGATTACTCCATTTTTACTCTTGATAATGAATTTATAATTAATAGTTGGAGTTCAGGAGCAGCAAAAATTTTTGGATGGGATACAGATGAAATTTTAGGAAAACATTTTGATATAATTTTTACCGAAGAAGATATAAAGAATGGTATTCCTAAAAATGAAATTGAAGCTGCATTAAAAGAAGGACGCGCAACTGATAACCGATGGCATATTTGTAAGGATAAAAATGTATTTTATGCTTATGGCTTAGTTTTCCCGCTAACTGGAATAGATGGAGAATTGTTAGGGTATGTTAAAATTCTTCGTGACTTAACAGAAAGAAAAAAATCTGAAGATGCGATAAAAAATTATGTAAAAGAATTGGAAGATTTAAACACTCATAAAGAAAGTGTTCTTGCAATACTTTCCCACGATTTGAGAACTCCTTTATCAAGCATAATTGCAACTACTGGATATTTGAAAGCGAATTTTGAAAGAATGGATCCAAGTACAGTTAGAGAAATGCTGGAACTCCTTCATAAAGCATCAATAGATGAGTTAAATATGCTGGACTACTTAGTAGAATGGGCAAGAATAAAATATGCAGCAGAGGTTTTTTCTCCAAGGAAAATTGAACTTATTCAGTATGTAAAAAAAGTTTTTGAGACTTTAAATGATACAGCTTCTTTAAATACGATAAATCTTCATTGTGAAGTTGACGAGAATACTGCTGTTTTTGCAGATGGAAAGATGTTGTTGTCTGTAATTCAAAATATAGTTTCAAATGCGATTAAACATTCACTTCCAGGTGGTAAAATTACGGTTTCAGCAAAAACTGCAGATGATAAAATAATAGTGCAGGTAAAAGATTCTGGTATTGGTATGTCAAAAGAAATTCAGGAAAAACTTTTTATGCCGCAGATGAATATTCTTTCTAAAGCTAGGATTGAAAATAAAGGAGCAGGAATTGGTTTATTATTAGTTAAAGGGTTTTTAGAAAAAAATGGTGGTGAAATTTGGGTAGAAAGTGTGGAAGGTTTAGGTTCGTCTTTCTATTTTACGTTGCCAATTGACAAACCAATCAAAATAGATAGCAGTGATCAGATCGTGTTTGATGAGAATGCTTAA
- a CDS encoding sulfurtransferase, with translation MPQNISPIIKPDELIALKQESDLVIIDASNGNGAKENYVTKHLEGALYVDLNTQLANIKADVSIGGRHPLPTVEQFSETLTSLGITPASHVVVYDDKNGSNAAARFWWMLKSIGHKKVQVLDGGYQAAIKAGFPTSSKIEIPLKKEPYKIENWLLPLADIHEVDQVALDTDFLVVDVRDEERYNGEKEPIDLVAGHIPGAINIPFTTNLDANGFFLSPEELKNNYLKEFGDRAAENVIVHCGSGVTACHTLLSIAYAGLEIPKLYVGSWSEWSRNNRLIATSKKE, from the coding sequence ATGCCTCAAAACATTTCACCAATCATAAAACCTGATGAACTAATTGCACTGAAACAGGAAAGTGATTTAGTAATCATTGATGCCAGTAATGGAAATGGTGCTAAAGAAAATTATGTTACTAAACATTTAGAAGGCGCATTGTATGTTGATTTAAACACGCAATTAGCCAATATAAAAGCAGATGTATCGATAGGAGGTAGGCATCCTTTGCCTACGGTTGAACAATTTTCTGAAACTTTAACGAGTCTTGGCATAACTCCTGCAAGTCATGTAGTGGTTTATGATGATAAAAATGGTTCTAACGCTGCAGCTCGGTTTTGGTGGATGCTAAAATCTATTGGTCATAAGAAGGTTCAGGTGCTCGATGGCGGATATCAAGCGGCTATTAAAGCTGGATTTCCCACAAGTTCAAAAATAGAAATCCCATTGAAAAAGGAACCGTATAAAATTGAAAATTGGTTATTACCGTTAGCTGATATTCACGAAGTTGATCAAGTAGCACTAGATACTGATTTTCTGGTTGTAGATGTACGCGATGAAGAACGATACAATGGAGAAAAAGAACCTATCGATTTAGTCGCAGGACATATTCCGGGTGCCATAAATATTCCTTTTACCACTAATTTAGATGCCAATGGGTTTTTCTTATCGCCGGAGGAATTGAAGAATAATTATTTAAAAGAATTTGGAGATAGGGCAGCTGAAAATGTCATCGTGCATTGCGGTTCCGGTGTAACAGCCTGCCATACACTTTTGTCAATTGCTTATGCAGGTCTTGAAATTCCAAAATTGTATGTTGGTTCCTGGAGTGAGTGGTCCAGAAATAATAGGCTTATAGCGACTTCGAAGAAAGAATAG
- a CDS encoding M28 family peptidase, with product MKKITILSLLFVLNISCTTQKKSVTAVEPTKYMNTITASDLKKHLYVVAADSMEGRETGSSGQKKAGVYLINQYKKNSIPFPKGATSYYQKVPAEFMNKKYGEKLSDSENIWAFIEGSEKPEEVLVISAHYDHVGIKDGEVYNGADDDGSGTVALLEIAQAFETAKKEGHGPKRSIMFFHATGEEHGLHGSRYYSENPLFPVANTITDINIDMIGRRDEAHANTNNYVYLIGADRLSTDLDNICTIANAKYIKMDLDYKFNDPKDPNHFYERSDHYNFAKHGIPAVFLFNGVHADYHQKTDEVDKIEFDALAKRTQLAFVIAWELANRENRPVVDKK from the coding sequence ATGAAAAAAATAACCATATTAAGTTTACTGTTCGTTTTAAACATAAGTTGCACGACTCAAAAAAAGAGTGTAACTGCGGTCGAACCTACAAAATACATGAATACCATCACGGCCAGTGATTTAAAAAAACACCTTTACGTCGTCGCTGCAGATTCTATGGAAGGACGCGAAACAGGCTCTTCAGGTCAGAAAAAAGCAGGTGTTTATCTTATCAATCAATACAAGAAAAACAGCATTCCTTTCCCTAAAGGAGCTACGTCATATTATCAAAAAGTTCCTGCAGAATTCATGAACAAAAAATACGGAGAAAAATTAAGCGATTCAGAGAATATCTGGGCATTCATCGAAGGTTCCGAGAAACCAGAAGAAGTTCTGGTTATTTCAGCTCACTATGACCACGTAGGCATTAAAGATGGTGAAGTCTACAATGGTGCCGATGATGATGGTTCCGGAACAGTAGCTTTACTGGAAATTGCGCAAGCATTCGAAACAGCCAAAAAAGAAGGTCATGGTCCAAAACGTTCTATTATGTTTTTCCACGCAACAGGTGAAGAACATGGATTACATGGTTCCCGATATTACTCAGAAAACCCTTTATTTCCTGTCGCAAACACAATTACCGACATCAACATTGACATGATTGGCCGTCGTGACGAGGCACATGCAAATACAAACAATTATGTATATCTAATAGGCGCAGATCGTTTATCAACTGATTTAGATAACATTTGCACCATTGCAAACGCCAAGTATATCAAAATGGATTTAGATTATAAATTCAACGACCCTAAAGATCCAAACCATTTTTATGAGCGTTCTGACCATTATAATTTTGCCAAACATGGAATTCCGGCTGTATTCCTTTTCAATGGCGTACATGCGGATTACCATCAAAAAACAGATGAAGTTGACAAAATTGAATTTGATGCTTTGGCCAAAAGAACCCAGCTTGCTTTTGTAATCGCTTGGGAATTGGCAAACAGAGAAAATCGCCCTGTAGTCGATAAAAAATAG
- a CDS encoding dienelactone hydrolase family protein: MKNITLFLLGILLYSNSSFAQLKPVKYSDATQVLNGFQIQPMKKSPQKPGILILPAWKGIDKHAKTTAETLAKIGYYAFVADIYGAGNYPKDNAEAGQKAGFYKTNYKEYQKRISLALEQLIKSGANPNNIVIMGYCFGGTGALEAARAHLNVKGVVSFHGGLGRDASRPTEPITAKILVCHGADDPYESKEEITAFQQEMRDTKADWQMIYYANAVHSFTDPDAGNDNSKGAAYNEKADKRSFEHFKIFLNEVLKK, translated from the coding sequence ATGAAAAATATAACCTTATTCCTTTTAGGAATACTTCTCTATTCTAATAGTTCTTTTGCACAGCTGAAGCCAGTAAAATATAGCGATGCCACTCAGGTTTTAAATGGCTTTCAAATCCAGCCAATGAAAAAAAGCCCTCAAAAACCGGGAATTCTAATTCTTCCCGCTTGGAAAGGAATTGATAAACATGCAAAAACTACAGCCGAAACTTTGGCTAAAATTGGATATTATGCCTTTGTAGCAGATATTTATGGCGCTGGAAATTATCCAAAAGACAATGCAGAAGCAGGCCAAAAAGCTGGATTTTACAAAACAAACTACAAGGAATACCAAAAACGAATTTCATTAGCATTAGAGCAATTGATTAAATCCGGTGCAAATCCTAATAATATTGTGATAATGGGATATTGTTTTGGAGGAACGGGAGCGCTTGAAGCTGCTCGTGCACACCTAAATGTAAAAGGGGTAGTTTCTTTTCATGGGGGATTAGGAAGAGATGCTTCTCGTCCTACTGAACCTATAACTGCTAAAATTTTAGTTTGCCACGGTGCGGATGATCCTTATGAATCCAAAGAAGAAATCACCGCTTTCCAACAAGAAATGAGAGACACAAAAGCCGATTGGCAGATGATTTATTATGCTAATGCCGTTCATTCTTTCACAGATCCTGATGCAGGAAACGACAATTCAAAAGGAGCTGCCTACAATGAAAAAGCGGACAAACGCTCTTTTGAACATTTCAAAATTTTCCTTAATGAAGTTTTGAAAAAATAA
- a CDS encoding Lrp/AsnC family transcriptional regulator: MDALDEFDINIIKELEKDGRMAFSAIATTLKISNTMVHQRVNRLTEQGILVGIKPIINEKKIGYDWASFTGITLNKDQDSNRIIEELKNIPEITECYYVTGSFTLYIKIVAQNHEHMRKILYEKIDNIPGISKTDSIIELGCAFKRNITL; the protein is encoded by the coding sequence ATGGATGCATTAGATGAATTCGATATCAACATCATTAAAGAGTTAGAAAAAGATGGTCGCATGGCATTTTCTGCTATTGCCACTACGCTGAAAATATCCAATACAATGGTTCATCAGCGCGTAAATCGATTGACAGAACAAGGAATTCTGGTCGGAATAAAACCTATTATAAACGAAAAAAAAATTGGGTACGACTGGGCTTCTTTTACTGGCATAACGTTAAATAAAGACCAAGATTCAAACAGAATTATTGAGGAACTAAAGAACATTCCTGAAATCACAGAATGTTATTACGTTACTGGTTCTTTTACGCTCTACATCAAAATAGTAGCTCAGAATCATGAACACATGAGAAAAATCCTTTATGAGAAAATTGATAATATCCCGGGAATTTCAAAAACAGATTCCATTATAGAATTGGGCTGTGCTTTCAAGAGAAATATAACACTATAA